The sequence CATTTGTGGAACTGGAACCAAATGTAGACCATCCACCTCCCCAGGTACCATTGTTTGGTACACTCTCAAGACAAGCTATCAACCAGATGAAAAACCCATCACCCGGTAAATACCTTCTACAGATTAATGATTTTAGAGATCTTCTTACAGTTCAGACCCTCCATAGACTTGAACCACTGTACGTGAATCCAAATGAACTGCAAATCAAGAGCCCCTGGGTCCCAATTTACCTCCGCAACAACATTATTCAAGACTTTCTAGTAGGCACCTCCCAACACAATCTCATTATCAATCTTCTATCCATATACATACAGAGAGACCACTCAAGTCAAACTCTGACACCCTTGTGTGAGTAGGTTACATgtgtttcttcattttttctataTGTTGATTGTGTCTAACATGCATAAGACATGGATATGATTGCTTCATTCAGATCCATCaaaaaaaacacaatcacaatcacTTTCTCggataaattaaaatagttttGAGACTAGAGATTAATACGAAAAAGCTCAAACCCAATACACCTCTGCCCTTGAATTGAGATATTGAGacacaaaatcttcattatacGGATTATCAActcaaaaatatcaagaaaaccCTAATCTAATCCCGATCTAAAACATTCAACAAAAATCAACGACGAAAGAGCTTCAACAACCATTCCACTAAGGTAAACAACAACCGAACAAACACTAGCAACGCCACTGCACGAGGATGATTCACAAATCCAAAAAGGACGTAGAacagatagaaaaaaaaaattaaaaaaaaaagataaaattacaGAGAGAGCTTACATTTTGGACAAAGATAAAATTAGCGACGACAATACTACCGACGATTCCGCCGAGTATAGCCACAGGACCGGTTAACAAGCTCCATTTTCTGTGAATCATCTTCGATATTCTTCACCTTCTGCTTCTCTCTCGTCGAATTTTCTGTAAATCCCAATTAAAGAAAAACACAGTTCGAGGTACCAAATCAAATGGGCCTCTCAAATTCGGGTTTTTAGTTTTCGGTCCTTGATGTTTTGCCTTCTAATTGGTTACATCCTTATTGTTTTCTAATTGACAAATAACGTCCCTTAAGTTTTCCCAACTTAACCAAAAACATCCCTCCGTTATATTTTCCGTTAAATACTAACGTCGCTTCACGTTTCTGACTTCACAACACAACTATAAATTTTTCTACATACTACTAGGAAACAAATTGCCTGCAGGAGGTCAAAGTAGAATGTATGTGTTTACGTAttaactttatataaatttaagtgtttatttatacatatttaaaattagaaCACTATTAATGTAAATCAAAATTTTGGCTTAATGTGGGCTTCTATTTCCTCAACGCAAGGTACTTTGTTATTCGCCTTTAATTTCtactaaatttgtttttttttcatttttaaaaaacaggTTAACGATAATGTTTGTTTTTATATAGTAAAATCATGTATAGATAGCGTCCTTTATGTATTAACATGGAATGGTTGGAATGATTTTACCGTCAATTAGAGGTTTCATGTTCAAGTTTTGagtatgataaaatattattgaaaacaaaaagaattctACAACgcatttgaatttgaattaa comes from Solanum pennellii chromosome 1, SPENNV200 and encodes:
- the LOC107008613 gene encoding succinate dehydrogenase subunit 8, mitochondrial-like; this encodes MIHRKWSLLTGPVAILGGIVGSIVVANFIFVQNDPFLKPERKLEKAPSTK